In Gopherus flavomarginatus isolate rGopFla2 chromosome 1, rGopFla2.mat.asm, whole genome shotgun sequence, a single genomic region encodes these proteins:
- the LOC127039153 gene encoding olfactory receptor 51G2-like, producing the protein MSAVNDTKFNSAVFLLTGIPGQEDVHLWISIPFCLMYVISIIGNSVILFLIKTDPTLHEPMYSFLSMLAVTDLGLLIATMPTILGIYLFNSREISFNACFTQLFFIHSLQCIESSILLLMAFDRFIAICNPLRYVSVLTLPRIVKMGLVCVLRGIAVIFPLPLLLKQFHYCGANVLSHSYCVHQEVMKLACSDITVNNIYGLHISLLMMGLDSLFIFLSYVMIFKTVLSIVSQTKCLRALNTCVSHLCVVLLFYTSEVVLSVIHRFGNSSTYLLQILLGYVYLLVPPLMNPVVYSMKSKHLRSRIIRLFVK; encoded by the coding sequence ATGTCAGCTGTCAATGACACCAAATTCAACTCTGCAGTGTTCCTTCTCACTGGGATACCAGGGCAGGAAGACGTCCATCTCTGGATTTCTATCCCCTTCTGTTTAATGTATGTTATTTCGATAataggaaattcagtcattctgttccttataaaaacagatccaaccctccatgagcccatgtacagtttcctttccatgttggccGTCACAGACCTTGGCTTATTGATAGCCACCATGCCGACGATATTGGGCATATACTTGTTTAACTCTAGGGAAATCAGCTTTAATGCCTGTTTTACCCAGTTGTTCTTTATTCACTCGCTTCAATGCATTGAATCTTCCATACTCTTGCTGATGGCCTTTGACCGCTTCATTGCCATCTGTAACCCACTGAGATATGTTTCCGTCTTAACCCTGCCGAGAATAGTCAagatgggactggtgtgtgtgctaAGAGGAATAGCCGTAATATTCCCACTCCCACTTCTCCTGAAACAGTTCCACTACTGTGGAGCCAATGTCCTCTCCCATTCCTACTGTGTGCACCAGGAAGTCATGAAGTTGGCTTGTTCAGACATCACAGTCAACAACATCTATGGCTTGCATATTTCACTTTTAATGATGGGGTTGGATTCACTGTTCATCTTCCTCTCATATGTGATGATCTTCAAAACAGTGCTGAGCATTGTGTCGCAGACAAAGTGTCTTCGGGCCCTGAACACCTGCGTTTCGCACCTCTGTGTCGTCCTGCTTTTCTACACTTCAGAGGTGGTTTTGTCTGTGATACATAGATTTGGGAACAGCTCGACTTACCTGCTTCAGATTCTCCTGGGCTATGTCTACCTTCTGGTCCCGCCTCTTATGAACCCAGTCGTGTACAGCATGAAAAGCAAACACCTTCGATCAAGGATAATCAGATTGTTCGTCAAGTGA